One segment of Erigeron canadensis isolate Cc75 chromosome 2, C_canadensis_v1, whole genome shotgun sequence DNA contains the following:
- the LOC122590099 gene encoding uncharacterized protein LOC122590099, whose translation MDLNPKDPIFTSQQTDSSFILTSHLQEYGRRNINIEINEDGSIITISGEQAEKMKGFRRTFRIPEGVVLDKVKARFDQDVSRLTIKMPKLVKGLMGTGIQGLEDTGKGDTSKQESHQEIQEGHVMSNGTKDQQHKITQSEDQESVYDKDKQVAKIEEQNATHEAKPYQQSSTNISIPILAGSSALFVSLIVIAFNFFRSRHESNQKRH comes from the exons ATGGATTTAAACCCCAAAGATCCCATTTTCACCAGTCAACAAACAGACTCTAGCTTCATACTCACATCCCACCTTCAAG AGTATGGAAGGAGGAACATAAACATTGAGATAAATGAGGATGGGAGTATAATCACAATAAGTGGTGAACAAGCGGAAAAGATGAAAGGATTTCGCAGAACCTTTAGAATCCCAGAGGGAGTGGTTCTAGATAAAGTCAAGGCTAGGTTTGACCAAGATGTGTCAAGACTCACTATTAAGATGCCAAAATTAGTAAAGGGGCTCATGGGGACCGGGATTCAGGGATTGGAAGACACTGGCAAAGGAGACACATCAAAGCAAGAAAGCCATCAAGAAATACAAGAGGGACATGTCATGTCCAATGGAACAAAAGACCAGCAACATAAGATAACCCAGTCTGAAGACCAAGAAtctgtctatgataaagataaACAAGTGGCGAAAATTGAAGAACAGAATGCCACTCATGAAGCAAAACCGTATCAACAGAGTTCGACTAATATCTCTATTCCTATCCTAGCCGGATCATCAGCGTTATTTGTTTCTCTTATTGTCATAGCTTTTAATTTCTTTCGATCAAGGCATGAATCAAACCAAAAGAGGCATTAG
- the LOC122590239 gene encoding abscisic acid 8'-hydroxylase 3-like yields MDFSMPLAMVVGLVLVVVAMMIIALVRASASPKEMDGIPGSLGWPLIGESLSFISEFSSPAGIFSFMNKRQQRYGKVFKSYVLGRYMVFTTGREASKMLLTGKDGMVSLNLFYTGQKVLGPNSLLQQNGEDHKRLRRLIAEPLSIDGLKKYFHFINNLAIEMFDGWAGQLKVLVLEEASTFTLKVIGNMIMSLEPAGEEQEKFREYFKIISSCFASLPLNIPGTAFYRGMKARDGMFEMLDTIIARRRNGNELQQDFLGSLITKDGRQGSDDDEKLTDAQMKDNILTLLIAGHDTTTAALTWLVKFLGENHAALDRLREEHMEIRSKRESTGSSLTWSEVNNMPYTAKVVSETLRRATVLPWYSRKAAQDFEINGYTIKKGWSVNLDVVSIHHDPQVFSEPHKFDPSRFDDPLRSYSFLGFGNGPRTCPGMNLAKLEISIFIHHLVCRYKWKALDNDDSVQPTLVRMPKNKYPIIVEPLE; encoded by the exons ATGGATTTTAGCATGCCACTGGCCATGGTCGTTGGATTGGTCCTGGTGGTTGTAGCAATGATGATCATCGCCTTGGTCCGTGCAAGTGCTTCCCCGAAGGAAATGGATGGCATCCCAGGTAGTCTTGGTTGGCCACTAATAGGCGAGTCCCTCTCTTTTATATCTGAATTTTCAAGTCCTGCTGGTATTTTCAGCTTCATGAACAAAAGGCAACAGAG gtatggGAAAGTGTTTAAGAGCTACGTGTTAGGACGATATATGGTTTTCACAACTGGCAGGGAAGCAAGCAAGATGCTATTAACAGGAAAAGATGGTATGGTCAGCTTGAACCTGTTCTACACTGGTCAGAAGGTGCTGGGCCCAAACAGCTTGCTTCAGCAGAATGGAGAAGACCACAAGCGTCTCAGGCGCCTCATTGCTGAACCTCTCTCCATTGATGGCCTTAAGAAATATTTCCATTTTATCAACAATCTAGCTATAGAGATGTTTGATGGGTGGGCGGGACAACTAAAAGTGCTAGTTCTTGAAGAGGCTTCAACA TTTACTTTGAAGGTTATCGGAAACATGATAATGAGCTTAGAGCCGGCTGGCGAGGAGCAAGAGAAATTTCGAGAATATTTCAAAATCATTTCTTCGTGCTTTGCATCCCTGCCCTTAAATATTCCGGGGACTGCCTTCTACCGTGGTATGAAG GCTCGGGATGGGATGTTTGAGATGTTAGATACCATAATAGCTAGGCGAAGAAATGGAAACGAATTACAACAAGATTTCTTAGGGTCATTGATTACCAAGGATGGAAGACAAGGATCAGACGATGATGAAAAACTTACGGATGCACAAATGAAGGACAACATACTAACGCTGCTAATTGCAGGTCATGACACTACAACTGCGGCCCTTACCTGGCTTGTTAAGTTCCTAGGAGAAAATCATGCAGCTTTGGATAGGCTGAGG GAGGAACATATGGAAATTCGGAGTAAGAGGGAAAGTACTGGATCAAGTCTCACATGGTCCGAAGTCAATAACATGCCTTACACTGCGAAA GTTGTGAGTGAGACTCTTCGCAGAGCAACGGTCTTACCATGGTATTCCAGGAAAGCGGCTCAGGACTTTGAAATCAATG GATACACTATCAAGAAGGGTTGGTCCGTCAACTTGGATGTAGTATCTATTCATCATGATCCACAAGTTTTTTCAGAACCCCATAAATTTGATCCATCAAGATTTGAT GATCCTTTAAGATCTTACAGCTTCCTTGGGTTTGGAAATGGGCCACGTACGTGCCCTGGAATGAATCTTGCCAAGCTTGAAATCTCCATTTTCATTCATCACCTTGTCTGCAGATACAA GTGGAAAGCTCTTGACAATGATGACTCTGTCCAGCCAACTCTAGTTCGGATGCCAAAGAACAAGTACCCGATCATTGTCGAGCCACTAGAGTAG